Proteins from a single region of Mus pahari chromosome 2, PAHARI_EIJ_v1.1, whole genome shotgun sequence:
- the Fam71f1 gene encoding protein FAM71F1 isoform X4 gives MPGRSSGASCLWMGKPTLEWAWEWRKDYSARCFILQNSICFLTPWCSKATLFRRSRNWKEIYKASNTMALGVTSSVPCLPLPNILLMARVKWRQGQSQTWNKPSRAPSINLKSILPLKFVELQIWDDQERILRLRTVTEKIYYLKLHPDHPETVFRFWTRLVQILQKGLSITTKDPTILVTHCLVPKSLCSPGGKTELVQKKSEGLQPSESLTHLMAQGESEALSQIFSDLHQQKQYSSSRSKKVQINKTSSEKATPCEDSIPCTCDLNWRDAFMFGEWERENPSGPQTLSLLSTLAASSRPRLSLTGGNSI, from the exons ATGCCTGGGAGAAGTTCAGGGGCCTCTTGCCTGTGGATGGGGAAACCAACCCTGGAGTGGGCCTGGGAGTGGAGGAAGGACTACTCTGCCAGATGCTTCATTCTCCAGAATTCAATCTGTTTCCTAACTCCGTGGTGTTCGAAAGCAACTTTGTTCAG AAGgagcagaaactggaaagaaatctATAAGGCTTCCAACACAATGGCCCTTGGGGTGACCTCCTCCGTACCTTGCCTTCCCCTTCCGAACATCCTCCTTATGGCCAGAGTCAAATGGCGTCAGGGGCAGAGCCAGACATGGAACAAACCATCCAGAGCGCCAAGCATCAACCTGAAGAG CATTCTCCCTTTGAAGTTTGTGGAGCTCCAGATCTGGGACGACCAGGAACGCATCTTGCGGTTGAGGACAGTCACCGAGAAAATCTACTACCTGAAGCTCCACCCCGACCATCCTGAGACTGTCTTCCGCTTTTGGACCCGCCTGGTTCAAATTCTGCAGAAGGGTCTGTCCATCACCACCAAGGACCCTACCATCCTTGTCACTCACTGCCTGGTACCCAAGAGCCTTTGCAGTCCAGGTGGAAAGACTGAG TTAGTGCAGAAGAAATCAGAAGGCCTCCAGCCCAGTGAGAGCCTCACGCACCTGATGGCCCAGGGGGAGAGCGAGGCTCTCTCCCAGATCTTTTCCGACTTGCATCAGCAGAAACAGTACAG TTCCAGCAGGAGCAAAAAGGTGCAGATCAACAAGACCAGCTCGG AGAAAGCTACTCCCTGCGAAGACAGTATCCCCTGTACCTGCGATCTCAACTGGAGGGATGCATTCATGTttggagagtgggagagagagaaccctTCTGGACCACAGACCCTCTCACTCCTCAGTACTCTGGCTGCCTCCAGCAGGCCACGGCTGTCCCTCACTGGAG GAAACTCTATATGA
- the Fam71f1 gene encoding protein FAM71F1 isoform X2 gives MMTSAPPRKSWWTSKKTVKVIRSYPTFPSLNAWEKFRGLLPVDGETNPGVGLGVEEGLLCQMLHSPEFNLFPNSVVFESNFVQVRRSRNWKEIYKASNTMALGVTSSVPCLPLPNILLMARVKWRQGQSQTWNKPSRAPSINLKSILPLKFVELQIWDDQERILRLRTVTEKIYYLKLHPDHPETVFRFWTRLVQILQKGLSITTKDPTILVTHCLVPKSLCSPGGKTELVQKKSEGLQPSESLTHLMAQGESEALSQIFSDLHQQKQYSRSKKVQINKTSSEKATPCEDSIPCTCDLNWRDAFMFGEWERENPSGPQTLSLLSTLAASSRPRLSLTGGNSI, from the exons ATGATGACATCAGCTCCACCTAGAAAGTCTTGGTGGACATCGAAGAAGACAGTAAAAGTGATAAGATCGTATCCAACCTTCCCTTCCTTGAATGCCTGGGAGAAGTTCAGGGGCCTCTTGCCTGTGGATGGGGAAACCAACCCTGGAGTGGGCCTGGGAGTGGAGGAAGGACTACTCTGCCAGATGCTTCATTCTCCAGAATTCAATCTGTTTCCTAACTCCGTGGTGTTCGAAAGCAACTTTGTTCAG GTCAGAAGgagcagaaactggaaagaaatctATAAGGCTTCCAACACAATGGCCCTTGGGGTGACCTCCTCCGTACCTTGCCTTCCCCTTCCGAACATCCTCCTTATGGCCAGAGTCAAATGGCGTCAGGGGCAGAGCCAGACATGGAACAAACCATCCAGAGCGCCAAGCATCAACCTGAAGAG CATTCTCCCTTTGAAGTTTGTGGAGCTCCAGATCTGGGACGACCAGGAACGCATCTTGCGGTTGAGGACAGTCACCGAGAAAATCTACTACCTGAAGCTCCACCCCGACCATCCTGAGACTGTCTTCCGCTTTTGGACCCGCCTGGTTCAAATTCTGCAGAAGGGTCTGTCCATCACCACCAAGGACCCTACCATCCTTGTCACTCACTGCCTGGTACCCAAGAGCCTTTGCAGTCCAGGTGGAAAGACTGAG TTAGTGCAGAAGAAATCAGAAGGCCTCCAGCCCAGTGAGAGCCTCACGCACCTGATGGCCCAGGGGGAGAGCGAGGCTCTCTCCCAGATCTTTTCCGACTTGCATCAGCAGAAACAGTACAG CAGGAGCAAAAAGGTGCAGATCAACAAGACCAGCTCGG AGAAAGCTACTCCCTGCGAAGACAGTATCCCCTGTACCTGCGATCTCAACTGGAGGGATGCATTCATGTttggagagtgggagagagagaaccctTCTGGACCACAGACCCTCTCACTCCTCAGTACTCTGGCTGCCTCCAGCAGGCCACGGCTGTCCCTCACTGGAG GAAACTCTATATGA
- the Fam71f1 gene encoding protein FAM71F1 isoform X1, producing MMTSAPPRKSWWTSKKTVKVIRSYPTFPSLNAWEKFRGLLPVDGETNPGVGLGVEEGLLCQMLHSPEFNLFPNSVVFESNFVQVRRSRNWKEIYKASNTMALGVTSSVPCLPLPNILLMARVKWRQGQSQTWNKPSRAPSINLKSILPLKFVELQIWDDQERILRLRTVTEKIYYLKLHPDHPETVFRFWTRLVQILQKGLSITTKDPTILVTHCLVPKSLCSPGGKTELVQKKSEGLQPSESLTHLMAQGESEALSQIFSDLHQQKQYSSSRSKKVQINKTSSEKATPCEDSIPCTCDLNWRDAFMFGEWERENPSGPQTLSLLSTLAASSRPRLSLTGGNSI from the exons ATGATGACATCAGCTCCACCTAGAAAGTCTTGGTGGACATCGAAGAAGACAGTAAAAGTGATAAGATCGTATCCAACCTTCCCTTCCTTGAATGCCTGGGAGAAGTTCAGGGGCCTCTTGCCTGTGGATGGGGAAACCAACCCTGGAGTGGGCCTGGGAGTGGAGGAAGGACTACTCTGCCAGATGCTTCATTCTCCAGAATTCAATCTGTTTCCTAACTCCGTGGTGTTCGAAAGCAACTTTGTTCAG GTCAGAAGgagcagaaactggaaagaaatctATAAGGCTTCCAACACAATGGCCCTTGGGGTGACCTCCTCCGTACCTTGCCTTCCCCTTCCGAACATCCTCCTTATGGCCAGAGTCAAATGGCGTCAGGGGCAGAGCCAGACATGGAACAAACCATCCAGAGCGCCAAGCATCAACCTGAAGAG CATTCTCCCTTTGAAGTTTGTGGAGCTCCAGATCTGGGACGACCAGGAACGCATCTTGCGGTTGAGGACAGTCACCGAGAAAATCTACTACCTGAAGCTCCACCCCGACCATCCTGAGACTGTCTTCCGCTTTTGGACCCGCCTGGTTCAAATTCTGCAGAAGGGTCTGTCCATCACCACCAAGGACCCTACCATCCTTGTCACTCACTGCCTGGTACCCAAGAGCCTTTGCAGTCCAGGTGGAAAGACTGAG TTAGTGCAGAAGAAATCAGAAGGCCTCCAGCCCAGTGAGAGCCTCACGCACCTGATGGCCCAGGGGGAGAGCGAGGCTCTCTCCCAGATCTTTTCCGACTTGCATCAGCAGAAACAGTACAG TTCCAGCAGGAGCAAAAAGGTGCAGATCAACAAGACCAGCTCGG AGAAAGCTACTCCCTGCGAAGACAGTATCCCCTGTACCTGCGATCTCAACTGGAGGGATGCATTCATGTttggagagtgggagagagagaaccctTCTGGACCACAGACCCTCTCACTCCTCAGTACTCTGGCTGCCTCCAGCAGGCCACGGCTGTCCCTCACTGGAG GAAACTCTATATGA
- the Fam71f1 gene encoding protein FAM71F1 isoform X3, translating to MMTSAPPRKSWWTSKKTVKVIRSYPTFPSLNAWEKFRGLLPVDGETNPGVGLGVEEGLLCQMLHSPEFNLFPNSVVFESNFVQVRRSRNWKEIYKASNTMALGVTSSVPCLPLPNILLMARVKWRQGQSQTWNKPSRAPSINLKSILPLKFVELQIWDDQERILRLRTVTEKIYYLKLHPDHPETVFRFWTRLVQILQKGLSITTKDPTILVTHCLVPKSLCSPGGKTELVQKKSEGLQPSESLTHLMAQGESEALSQIFSDLHQQKQYRSKKVQINKTSSEKATPCEDSIPCTCDLNWRDAFMFGEWERENPSGPQTLSLLSTLAASSRPRLSLTGGNSI from the exons ATGATGACATCAGCTCCACCTAGAAAGTCTTGGTGGACATCGAAGAAGACAGTAAAAGTGATAAGATCGTATCCAACCTTCCCTTCCTTGAATGCCTGGGAGAAGTTCAGGGGCCTCTTGCCTGTGGATGGGGAAACCAACCCTGGAGTGGGCCTGGGAGTGGAGGAAGGACTACTCTGCCAGATGCTTCATTCTCCAGAATTCAATCTGTTTCCTAACTCCGTGGTGTTCGAAAGCAACTTTGTTCAG GTCAGAAGgagcagaaactggaaagaaatctATAAGGCTTCCAACACAATGGCCCTTGGGGTGACCTCCTCCGTACCTTGCCTTCCCCTTCCGAACATCCTCCTTATGGCCAGAGTCAAATGGCGTCAGGGGCAGAGCCAGACATGGAACAAACCATCCAGAGCGCCAAGCATCAACCTGAAGAG CATTCTCCCTTTGAAGTTTGTGGAGCTCCAGATCTGGGACGACCAGGAACGCATCTTGCGGTTGAGGACAGTCACCGAGAAAATCTACTACCTGAAGCTCCACCCCGACCATCCTGAGACTGTCTTCCGCTTTTGGACCCGCCTGGTTCAAATTCTGCAGAAGGGTCTGTCCATCACCACCAAGGACCCTACCATCCTTGTCACTCACTGCCTGGTACCCAAGAGCCTTTGCAGTCCAGGTGGAAAGACTGAG TTAGTGCAGAAGAAATCAGAAGGCCTCCAGCCCAGTGAGAGCCTCACGCACCTGATGGCCCAGGGGGAGAGCGAGGCTCTCTCCCAGATCTTTTCCGACTTGCATCAGCAGAAACAGTACAG GAGCAAAAAGGTGCAGATCAACAAGACCAGCTCGG AGAAAGCTACTCCCTGCGAAGACAGTATCCCCTGTACCTGCGATCTCAACTGGAGGGATGCATTCATGTttggagagtgggagagagagaaccctTCTGGACCACAGACCCTCTCACTCCTCAGTACTCTGGCTGCCTCCAGCAGGCCACGGCTGTCCCTCACTGGAG GAAACTCTATATGA